From one Butyricimonas faecihominis genomic stretch:
- a CDS encoding carboxypeptidase-like regulatory domain-containing protein, translated as MNKKILSLIILFLGVFSVMQAQNDGKIRVKGVVLDETTRQPIAFANIGIIGTAAGAASDMDGLFELIVSEKLATYMMRVSAVGYASAEMKVYEARDKGEVQIFLKPVTYGIGEVDVTAESLVLKKLLENVVKNIGRNYIPRPYNYEGYFEYGVEVNDGEKKFKEAIVDIYDSEGYKRSNVEQTFKALNYNFSQVRRSGESGSAVDGLIYFDDIITADIVRNTRNILDLQNFRDFKLRSKGKFMYEGDSVQIVTYECLKPSLSNSGTANVTKFSGELYVELKSFAIIKNVMHVTSSAFNLLGRNLLLAGDSPRHEVMATITTNYKRVSSYYFLSGVSIVYTYKDGGDRIKGEMQYQTTKVSVNKTTPIAGRVYYEEVPTDHNFWDRYTIYLEEEE; from the coding sequence ATGAATAAAAAAATACTATCATTAATTATTTTGTTTTTAGGAGTGTTCTCGGTCATGCAAGCTCAGAATGACGGGAAGATTCGGGTGAAAGGTGTTGTACTGGATGAGACAACACGACAGCCTATTGCTTTTGCGAATATCGGGATTATCGGTACTGCAGCGGGAGCAGCCTCGGATATGGATGGTTTGTTTGAGTTGATCGTGTCGGAAAAATTGGCAACTTACATGATGAGAGTGTCTGCGGTGGGATATGCATCTGCAGAGATGAAGGTGTATGAGGCAAGAGATAAAGGGGAGGTGCAAATTTTTCTAAAACCGGTTACTTACGGGATTGGGGAGGTTGACGTGACGGCCGAGTCTCTGGTATTGAAGAAATTACTGGAGAATGTGGTGAAGAATATCGGGAGGAACTATATTCCACGTCCCTATAATTACGAGGGATATTTCGAGTATGGTGTAGAGGTAAACGACGGGGAGAAGAAATTTAAGGAAGCGATCGTGGATATTTATGATAGTGAAGGGTATAAGCGTTCAAACGTGGAGCAAACGTTTAAAGCGTTGAATTATAATTTCTCGCAGGTTCGCCGGAGCGGGGAAAGCGGTTCTGCTGTTGACGGTTTGATCTATTTCGATGATATAATTACGGCAGATATTGTTCGTAATACTCGTAATATACTGGACTTACAAAATTTCCGAGACTTCAAACTGAGAAGTAAAGGAAAATTCATGTATGAAGGGGATTCCGTGCAGATTGTTACTTATGAATGTCTGAAACCTTCCTTGTCAAATTCCGGTACGGCAAACGTAACGAAATTCAGTGGGGAATTGTACGTGGAATTAAAGAGTTTCGCGATTATCAAGAACGTGATGCACGTAACTTCTTCTGCGTTTAACTTGTTGGGACGTAATTTGCTGCTTGCCGGAGATAGTCCCCGTCACGAGGTGATGGCCACAATCACGACGAACTATAAACGTGTTAGTTCATATTATTTCCTTAGTGGCGTAAGTATCGTCTACACTTACAAGGATGGTGGCGACCGGATTAAGGGAGAGATGCAGTACCAAACTACTAAAGTCAGCGTGAACAAGACCACCCCGATTGCCGGAAGAGTCTATTACGAGGAAGTACCCACCGATCACAATTTCTGGGATCGGTACACGATTTACTTGGAGGAAGAAGAATAG
- a CDS encoding Fic family protein has protein sequence MEYISVNEFARKYGISERTARNYCATGKIEGVFLTGKTWNIPKAAGLPMRKSSPMEVMPLLAILREQKKMKLKGGIYHRTQIDLTYNSNYIEGSRLTHDQTRYIFETNTIGITDESVNVDDIIETTNHFRCIDLIIDRAEERLSEKYIKELHYILKSGTSDHRKDWFAVGDYKRLPNEVGGILTTPPELVHYEVKTLLLEYNAKKSKTFEDIIDLHQRFESIHPFQDGNGRVGRLIMFKECLANGFVPFIITEELKMFYYRGLQEWSHVRNYLLDTCLTAQDNYKEILTGFRIKYSK, from the coding sequence ATGGAATATATTTCAGTGAATGAATTTGCTAGGAAATACGGTATTTCGGAGCGTACTGCACGTAACTATTGCGCGACCGGGAAGATCGAGGGGGTGTTTTTAACGGGTAAAACTTGGAATATTCCAAAAGCTGCAGGATTGCCCATGCGTAAGTCTTCCCCAATGGAGGTTATGCCATTACTTGCTATATTGCGAGAACAGAAGAAAATGAAGTTGAAGGGGGGCATTTATCATCGTACACAAATAGACCTCACGTATAATTCCAATTACATCGAGGGAAGTCGCTTAACTCACGACCAAACGCGTTACATTTTTGAAACCAACACGATCGGGATAACAGATGAAAGTGTGAACGTGGATGATATTATCGAGACGACCAACCACTTTCGTTGTATTGATCTGATTATTGACCGGGCAGAAGAGCGACTTTCAGAAAAATATATCAAAGAATTGCATTATATTTTGAAATCCGGAACGTCTGACCACCGTAAAGATTGGTTTGCTGTTGGTGATTACAAGCGTTTACCGAACGAGGTGGGCGGAATCTTGACAACACCACCGGAATTGGTACACTATGAAGTTAAAACTTTGTTATTAGAATATAATGCGAAGAAGTCTAAGACTTTCGAGGATATTATTGACTTGCATCAAAGATTCGAGTCCATTCATCCGTTTCAGGATGGTAATGGACGTGTTGGTCGGTTAATCATGTTCAAAGAGTGTCTGGCGAATGGTTTTGTCCCGTTTATCATCACGGAAGAGTTGAAGATGTTCTATTATCGTGGATTGCAGGAATGGAGTCATGTCAGAAACTATTTGCTTGATACGTGCCTTACTGCACAAGATAATTACAAAGAAATTTTAACTGGATTTAGAATCAAGTATTCAAAGTAA
- a CDS encoding DUF2851 family protein: protein MTEEFLQYVWANSLFTSTVCVSTKGKRVEILNVGFQNRDAGPDFFNAKVRINNVVQVGNVEIHQKGSDWFRHAHEKDSAYNNVILSVVGEADMEVYDSRGREIDAITLVYDNRLWDEYVFMQGVPVEPRCHRHLKKIDSTRLEMLFTGYAIERLERKCKDIQVMLRETKNDWEECFYRMLVRYWSGNVNADVFAQLAQNLSYKKVVRSSESLFRVEALLLGYAGLLVDVPETDEYAFGLREEYEYQAAKFQLEAMNVSQWKFMRIRPLAFPTVRLALLASLMMRFNFLLSSVLDASDVSEIYGLLDVTASSYWDTHYKLGVVSVKRVKKLGNSMKNVIIINALIPFLFIYGKERGEERYCDKALRWLEELRAERNHVSEAWTRYGVQVNSALQSQALLQVKREYCDAHRCLHCKIGAEVFRRVGRG from the coding sequence ATGACAGAAGAGTTTTTGCAGTATGTATGGGCGAATTCGCTTTTCACGAGTACGGTGTGTGTGTCAACCAAGGGGAAAAGAGTAGAGATTTTGAATGTCGGTTTTCAGAATCGGGATGCCGGACCGGATTTCTTTAATGCTAAGGTGCGTATCAATAATGTCGTGCAAGTGGGAAACGTGGAGATTCATCAGAAAGGAAGTGATTGGTTCCGTCATGCTCACGAAAAGGATTCGGCCTATAATAATGTTATTCTCTCCGTGGTGGGTGAGGCAGACATGGAAGTATACGATTCTCGTGGCCGAGAAATTGATGCGATCACCCTAGTCTATGATAATCGGCTATGGGATGAGTATGTTTTCATGCAGGGAGTACCTGTTGAACCCCGTTGTCATCGACACTTGAAAAAGATTGATTCGACCCGCTTGGAAATGTTGTTCACGGGGTATGCGATCGAGCGGTTGGAACGTAAATGTAAAGATATTCAGGTGATGTTGCGGGAAACTAAAAATGATTGGGAGGAATGTTTCTACCGGATGTTGGTACGGTATTGGTCTGGGAACGTGAACGCTGATGTTTTCGCCCAGTTGGCTCAAAACTTATCTTACAAAAAAGTGGTTCGTAGTAGCGAATCTCTTTTCCGGGTGGAGGCGTTGCTTTTAGGATATGCCGGTTTGTTGGTTGACGTGCCGGAAACAGACGAGTATGCCTTTGGTTTGCGGGAGGAGTACGAGTATCAAGCAGCCAAATTCCAACTGGAAGCCATGAATGTTTCTCAATGGAAATTTATGCGGATTCGTCCGCTAGCTTTTCCCACGGTTCGTCTGGCCTTGCTGGCCTCTTTGATGATGCGTTTCAATTTCTTGCTTTCCAGCGTGCTGGATGCCTCGGACGTGTCGGAAATTTATGGTTTACTGGACGTAACCGCCTCTTCTTATTGGGATACTCACTATAAATTAGGAGTGGTTTCCGTGAAACGGGTGAAGAAATTGGGGAATAGCATGAAGAACGTAATTATTATCAATGCATTGATTCCGTTCCTGTTCATTTACGGGAAAGAACGGGGGGAAGAACGATATTGTGATAAGGCGTTACGATGGCTGGAAGAGTTGAGGGCGGAACGTAATCATGTTTCGGAGGCGTGGACCCGTTACGGGGTACAGGTGAATTCCGCTTTGCAGTCCCAAGCTTTGTTACAGGTAAAACGGGAATATTGTGATGCACATCGTTGTCTCCATTGTAAAATAGGAGCGGAAGTCTTCCGTCGGGTAGGAAGAGGTTGA
- a CDS encoding coiled-coil domain-containing protein, protein MENENLTKSKKDKTLMIIIGVLSAVLIVLFVFFLVEKKENRENMIAITAEKEELQQELTDLSHHYDNLKTDNDTLNAKLVHEQEKIATLMDKMKKFRNDSYAEINRYKREIGTLKTVLRSYVVQIDSLNQLNQKLLAENKEVKKQMDWVRERNKTLEKKTEKMEETLEKANTLAVENFHIYPINKRDKETTLKKCFQLKADFTISRNITAKRGPRMIYLRITRPDGEVLAASSKSFFKFQNASLTYSARREITYEGEKLDVAIYWPNDGSLTKGEYVADLFSDNQQIGTLKFILK, encoded by the coding sequence ATGGAAAATGAGAATTTAACTAAAAGCAAGAAAGATAAGACGTTAATGATAATTATCGGGGTGTTGTCCGCAGTTTTAATTGTACTCTTCGTGTTCTTCCTCGTGGAGAAAAAGGAGAACAGGGAAAATATGATTGCTATTACGGCCGAGAAAGAGGAATTGCAGCAAGAATTGACCGATTTGAGCCACCACTACGATAACCTGAAAACAGACAACGACACGTTAAACGCCAAGCTCGTACACGAGCAAGAAAAGATTGCCACGTTGATGGATAAAATGAAAAAATTCCGAAATGATTCTTACGCTGAAATTAATCGTTACAAACGCGAGATCGGAACTTTAAAAACCGTTTTAAGAAGTTACGTGGTACAAATCGACTCGCTGAACCAACTGAATCAAAAGCTCCTTGCCGAAAACAAAGAGGTGAAGAAACAGATGGACTGGGTACGCGAACGCAATAAGACCTTAGAAAAGAAGACAGAAAAAATGGAAGAGACACTTGAAAAAGCCAACACGCTGGCCGTCGAAAACTTCCACATTTACCCGATCAACAAAAGAGACAAGGAAACCACGTTGAAAAAGTGTTTCCAATTAAAGGCAGACTTCACCATTTCCCGTAACATCACGGCAAAACGAGGTCCTAGAATGATCTACTTGCGGATTACTCGTCCGGATGGTGAAGTACTGGCTGCATCCAGCAAATCATTCTTTAAATTCCAGAATGCCTCCCTGACCTATTCTGCCAGAAGAGAGATCACGTACGAGGGAGAAAAATTGGATGTTGCCATCTATTGGCCGAATGACGGTAGTCTGACGAAAGGAGAATACGTGGCCGATCTGTTCTCGGATAATCAACAAATCGGTACACTTAAATTTATTTTAAAATAA